A single region of the Lacipirellulaceae bacterium genome encodes:
- a CDS encoding flagellar hook capping FlgD N-terminal domain-containing protein, protein MSQLPNVTSSLTGTTNDQPFGETNSLNDLDLDDFLELMIVELQNQDPLNPLENDELIAQISQIREVGATDKLTATLDAVLLGQNISSATNLIGADIEALSDDFQRVNGIVDRISVANGEPKLHLDLNPSARVDEEPGEIEQGFYQYRVVWEENGQLFGVDPLAGQSGLAVGETSGASVLLSNLPKTNSVKQVYRTDRTGDGEFLHVGSITETDDATFLDNKADSQRGPAVLSSQPQLIDPSRSYTVSLNNVAEIRPPQ, encoded by the coding sequence ATGTCTCAACTACCAAACGTAACTAGTTCGCTGACAGGTACAACCAACGATCAGCCGTTCGGAGAAACAAACTCACTGAACGACCTAGATCTCGATGATTTTCTGGAGCTGATGATTGTTGAGCTGCAGAATCAAGATCCACTCAACCCGCTAGAAAACGACGAACTAATAGCTCAGATCAGTCAGATCCGCGAAGTGGGTGCCACGGACAAACTCACTGCGACCCTCGATGCAGTTTTGCTGGGGCAGAATATCTCTAGCGCAACGAATTTGATTGGCGCCGATATCGAAGCCCTCTCGGACGACTTTCAGCGGGTCAATGGAATCGTTGATCGTATCTCTGTTGCCAATGGCGAGCCGAAGCTGCACCTTGATCTCAACCCCTCAGCAAGAGTCGATGAAGAGCCTGGGGAAATCGAGCAAGGCTTCTACCAGTACCGGGTTGTTTGGGAAGAGAACGGCCAACTTTTTGGTGTAGATCCGCTCGCAGGCCAATCAGGTTTAGCGGTGGGCGAAACGAGCGGTGCTTCGGTTCTGCTTAGCAACCTTCCTAAAACCAACAGCGTCAAACAGGTTTATCGGACGGATCGAACCGGTGACGGAGAGTTTCTTCACGTGGGATCCATAACCGAAACCGACGACGCCACCTTCCTTGATAACAAAGCGGATAGTCAGCGTGGCCCCGCGGTGTTGTCATCACAACCGCAGTTGATTGACCCGTCGCGGAGTTACACCGTCAGCCTGAACAACGTGGCGGAGATTCGCCCGCCGCAGTAG